Genomic DNA from bacterium:
GATGTTGGTGGTGCCGACGCTGAACTTGGTGTTGAAGGAATGCACCGCGGCCGGGGAAAGCCAGCCCAGCAGCACCCCCAGGCCCATGGCCAAAAAGATCCACAGCGTCAGGTAACGGTCCAGGAATGACAGACGTTTGGAAAGATGCTCAGACATGTCACTGATCCTTGCGTTTGGTTTCTGGTTTATGGATATTGGGTTTGCAGGGCGCCAGCGGCTTGGCCCCCCGGGCTGCCCGTTGGTCCTGTTTGACCGCCTTGTCATCGGATAGGCCGTTCAGGCAGGCGCAGATGTTCTTTGAGGCATCCGGGCAGCAAAGCCGGTAGTGGACCCATTTCCCCTTCCGGTTGTCCACTATCAGCCCCGCTTCTTTGAGGATGGAAAGGTGCCTCGAGATCCGGGACTGGCCCATGCCCAGCACCGCTATCAGCTGGCAGACGCACAGCTCTCCGCCCTCCAGCAGCTTGACGATCCGCAGCCGGGTGGGATCTCCCAGGGCCTTGAATGTTTTTACGGCTTGTTTCATGTTTCTTCTCTGTCCTTTTGTTCACCGGCCCGCCCGTCATTGCGAGGCACGTCCCGAGCGGTCCGCCAGGCATGGCAGGCGAAGGGATCTGCCCCTCGCTTGGCAGACGAAGCAATCCAAGCGGGACGTGGTCTGTTTACATATCAGGATATCTTGATATGATAATACAAATTCCCGGGAATGTCAAGCCTCCTTCAAATTATTTCAATTTATTGTTGCAGCCGCTTTGTTTTAATGCTATATTT
This window encodes:
- a CDS encoding metalloregulator ArsR/SmtB family transcription factor, with protein sequence MKQAVKTFKALGDPTRLRIVKLLEGGELCVCQLIAVLGMGQSRISRHLSILKEAGLIVDNRKGKWVHYRLCCPDASKNICACLNGLSDDKAVKQDQRAARGAKPLAPCKPNIHKPETKRKDQ